A section of the Triticum dicoccoides isolate Atlit2015 ecotype Zavitan chromosome 7A, WEW_v2.0, whole genome shotgun sequence genome encodes:
- the LOC119329285 gene encoding protein argonaute 1B-like, whose translation MVRKKRTGTGESSGEASGAPGQGSSQPAERAPPQQHQQHGGGRGWVPQQGGRGGGQHLGRGGQYQGQGGPAAHRPGGPPEYQQREYQGRGHPGGGPPEYQPRDYQGRGHPGARPPEYQPRDPQGHGHTGGAPPEYQPRGPQGRGHPGGAPPEYQPRGPQGRGHPGGAPPEYQPRDPQGRGHPGGGPPEYQQRDYQGRGGPRPRGGGMPQPSYGGHRGGHGGYNVPPGQSRTVPELHQAPDVQYQAPVVSPSASGAGSSSQPAAEVSSGQVEQQFQKLDISDQSSTSQAIQPAPASSKSVRFPLRPGMGKCGDRCVVKANHFFAELPDKDLHQYDVTITPEVTSRGVNRAVIAELVKLYRQSHMNGRLPAYDGRKSLYTAGPLPFTSRTFEIALQDEDEGLVGGQATPRRERQFRVVIKYAARADLHHLAMFLAGRQPDAPQEALQVLDIVLRELPTARYSPVSRSFYSPNLGRRQRLGDGLESWRGFYQSIRPTQMGLSLNIDMSSTAFIEPLPVIEFVAQLLCRDISVRPLTDSDRVKIKKALRGVKVEVTHRGNMRRKYRISGLTSQATRELSFPVDDRGTVKTVVQYFLETYGFNIQHTTLPCLQVGNQQRPNYLPMEVCKIVEGQRYSKRLNEKQITALLKVTCQRPQEREKDILQTVHHNAYYEDPYAQEFGIKIDEQLASVEARVLPPPRLKYHDSGREKDVLPRVGQWNMMNKKMVNGGRVSHWACINFSRNVQDNAAKVFCHELAIMCQISGMNFAPEPVLPVLSARPEHVERALKARYHDAMNASKPPGKELDLLIVILPDNNGSLYGDLKRICETELGLVSQCCLTKHVFKMSKQYLANVALKINVKVGGRNTVLVDALARRIRLVTDRPTIIFGADVTHPHPGEDSSPSIAAVVASQDWPEITKYAGLVSAQAHRQELIQDLFKVWQDPQRGTVTGGMIKELLISFKRATGQKPQRIIFYRDGVSEGQFYQVLLFELDAIRKACASLEPNYQPPVTFVVVQKRHHTRLFANNHNDQRTVDRSGNILPGTVVDSKICHPTEFDFYLCSHAGIQGTSRPAHYHVLWDENKFTADELQTLTNNLCYTYARCTRSVSIVPPAYYAHLAAFRARFYMEPDTSDSGSVASGARGGPPQGGPRSSTRFGNVAVRPLPALKENVKRVMFYC comes from the exons ATGGTTAGGAAGAAAAGAACTGGCACTGGAGAGAGTTCCGGAGAGGCTTCGGGAGCTCCTGGACAGGGTTCATCGCAGCCAGCCGAGAGAGCTCCTCCTCAACAGCATCAACAGCATGGTGGTGGACGTGGTTGGGTGCCTCAACAGGGTGGCCGTGGTGGTGGGCAACACCTAGGCCGTGGTGGACAGTACCAGGGCCAGGGAGGGCCAGCTGCCCACCGTCCAGGTGGCCCACCCGAATATCAACAGCGTGAATATCAGGGCCGCGGACATCCAGGTGGTGGTCCACCTGAATATCAACCACGTGACTATCAGGGCCGTGGGCATCCAGGTGCTAGGCCACCTGAATATCAACCGCGCGACCCTCAGGGCCATGGACATACAGGTGGTGCTCCACCTGAATATCAACCGCGCGGCCCTCAGGGCCGTGGACATCCAGGTGGTGCTCCACCTGAATATCAACCGCGTGGCCCTCAGGGCCGTGGACATCCAGGTGGTGCTCCACCTGAATATCAACCGCGTGACCCTCAGGGCCGTGGACATCCAGGTGGTGGTCCACCTGAATATCAACAGCGTGACTATCAGGGACGTGGTGGTCCACGCCCTAGAGGGGGTGGAATGCCGCAGCCATCCTATGGCGGGCATAGGGGAGGACATGGAGGATACAATGTTCCTCCAGGTCAGTCAAGAACAGTTCCCGAGCTGCACCAAGCCCCAGATGTCCAATATCAAGCCCCGGTGGTTTCACCATCCGCATCGGGAGCTGGCTCATCCTCTCAGCCTGCGGCGGAGGTGAGCAGTGGACAAGTCGAGCAACAGTTTCAGAAACTTGACATCAGTGATCAAAGTTCGACCAGCCAAGCCATTCAACCGGCACCTGCATCAAGCAAATCAGTTCGATTCCCATTGCGCCCTGGAATGGGTAAATGTGGGGATAGGTGTGTGGTGAAAGCCAATCATTTCTTCGCGGAGCTCCCTGATAAAGACCTTCACCAATACGAC GTGACCATAACGCCAGAGGTTACATCGCGAGGTGTTAATCGTGCTGTGATTGCAGAACTTGTAAAGCTGTATAGACAATCTCATATGAATGGACGTCTACCTGCCTATGATGGAAGGAAGAGCCTTTATACAGCTGGGCCATTACCGTTTACTTCGAGGACATTTGAAATCGCTCTGCAAGATGAAGATGAAGGCCTTGTTGGTGGGCAAGCCACGCCAAG GCGTGAGAGACAATTCAGGGTGGTGATCAAATATGCTGCCCGTGCTGATCTCCATCATTTGGCTATGTTTCTAGCCGGGAGGCAACCAGATGCACCTCAAGAAGCTCTTCAGGTGCTTGACATTGTGCTACGGGAATTgcctactgccag GTATTCCCCAGTTAGTAGATCATTTTATTCTCCCAACCTAGGGAGACGTCAGAGACTTGGGGACGGTTTGGAAAGTTGGCGTGGATTTTACCAAAGTATAAGACCTACACAGATGGGGCTTTCGCTGAATATTG ATATGTCTTCTACAGCATTTATCGAGCCTCTCCCTGTGATTGAGTTTGTTGCTCAGCTTCTGTGCAGAGACATCTCAGTTAGACCGCTCACTGATTCAGATCGTGTGAAG ATTAAAAAAGCCCTACGAGGTGTAAAGGTTGAGGTTACACATCGAGGAAACATGCGTAGGAAATACCGTATATCTGGCCTCACATCACAAGCAACACGAGAGCTATC ATTCCCTGTTGATGATCGCGGTACTGTGAAGACTGTGGTGCAATACTTCCTGGAGACGTATGGTTTCAATATTCAGCACACCACTTTACCTTGCTTGCAAGTCGGTAATCAGCAAAGACCGAATTATCTCCCCATGGAG GTTTGTAAGATTGTTGAAGGACAACGCTACTCAAAACGATTGAATGAAaaacaaataactgctctactgaaAGTGACTTGCCAGCGCCCTCAAGAGCGTGAGAAGGACATCTTGCAG ACTGTGCATCACAATGCATACTACGAAGATCCATATGCACAGGAATTTGGCATAAAAATTGATGAGCAACTTGCATCGGTTGAAGCTCGTGTTCTGCCTCCGCCAAGG CTTAAGTACCATGATAGTGGCAGAGAGAAGGATGTCTTACCCAGGGTCGGCCAatggaacatgatgaacaag AAAATGGTCAATGGTGGTAGAGTCAGCCACTGGGCATGTATTAACTTCTCCCGGAATGTGCAAGATAATGCTGCCAAGGTTTTCTGTCATGAGCTGGCTATAATGTGCCAAATATCTGGAATG AACTTTGCACCTGAACCTGTGCTGCCCGTACTTAGTGCGAGGCCTGAACACGTGGAAAGAGCACTGAAGGCACGTTATCATGATGCCATGAACGCAAGCAAACCCCCGGGCAAAGAACTTGACCTGCTAATTGTTATACTGCCGGATAATAATGGTTCTCTTTATG GGGACCTTAAAAGAATTTGCGAGACTGAACTTGGATTGGTATCCCAGTGTTGTCTTACAAAACATGTTTTTAAGATGAGCAAGCAGTATCTTGCTAATGTAGCTCTCAAAATCAATGTTAAG GTGGGGGGAAGGAATACTGTTCTTGTGGATGCTTTGGCAAGGAGGATTCGCCTTGTTACCGACAGACCGACCATAATATTTGGTGCTGATGTTACACATCCTCACCCTGGAGAAGATTCTAGCCCTTCCATTGCAGCT GTGGTTGCTTCTCAAGACTGGCCTGAGATAACCAAGTACGCAGGATTAGTGAGTGCCCAAGCCCATAGGCAAGAGCTGATACAGGATCTTTTTAAAGTATGGCAAGATCCCCAAAGAGGAACTGTTACTGGCGGCATGATCAA GGAGCTTCTCATATCTTTCAAGAGGGCGACTGGACAGAAACCTCAGAGAATCATATTTTACAG GGATGGTGTCAGCGAGGGACAGTTCTACCAGGTTCTGTTGTTTGAACTTGATGCCATTCGGAAG GCCTGTGCATCCTTGGAGCCCAATTATCAGCCTCCAGTTACCTTTGTGGTTGTCCAGAAGCGTCATCACACTAGGCTTTTTGCTAACAATCACAATGATCAGCGTACTGTCGACAGAAGCGGGAACATACTGCCTG GCACCGTTGTTGATTCGAAGATCTGCCATCCGACAGAATTTGACTTCTACTTGTGCAGCCATGCTGGCATTCAG GGAACAAGCCGGCCTGCTCATTATCATGTTCTGTGGGACGAGAACAAATTTACTGCTGATGAGTTGCAAACTCTCACAAACAACTTGTGCTACAC CTATGCTCGATGCACCCGCTCCGTGTCAATTG TTCCTCCTGCATATTATGCACATCTGGCAGCCTTCCGGGCTCGGTTCTACATGGAGCCGGACACCTCTGACAGCGGGTCTGTGGCTAGCGGTGCACGTGGCGGTCCTCCACAGGGTGGTCCACGCAGTAGCACCAGGTTCGGGAATGTTGCTGTCAGGCCTCTCCCTGCCCTCAAGGAAAACGTCAAGCGTGTCATGTTTTACTGCTAA
- the LOC119332219 gene encoding transcription initiation factor TFIID subunit 8-like yields MAGGGADEFGRAAARAAVARTLQAAGFASATRSAVDALADVLLLYLRLLGGAANAHANHAGRSAPNELDVLQFLEETGEAYQGFEGASSTRGCLVGSGVVKDLVAFAGDADDKPLSVRQRLPRFPVRHDPPPSRPCVSFAALGRGSGMRHVPEWLPAFPEPHTYAMAEESGEMVGGLSAVVDEVEQVRRQRKAEKSLLGLQRQLALAGGNGIRPAMVVEEGAGKGKELDRAVVKSNPFIQSALCYGEKEVPEVAVPNLGKKHSALENFAPTFTQSEDEKLDEGRRDQGRCRKRIVPKERPPVYFRIGTDRKSRVMALNSRALEDREGPLFLEDDRKRRALSIAEPMEKPS; encoded by the coding sequence ATGGCCGGTGGCGGCGCCGACGAGTTcggtcgggcggcggcgagggccGCGGTGGCGCGGACGCTGCAGGCGGCGGGCTTCGCCTCCGCGACCCGCTCGGCGGTGGACGCGCTCGCCGACGTCCTCCTCCTCTACCTCCGCCTCCTCGGCGGCGCTGCCAACGCCCACGCCAACCACGCCGGCCGCTCCGCCCCCAACGAGCTCGACGTGCTGCAGTTCCTGGAGGAGACCGGCGAGGCGTACCAGGGCTTCGAGGGCGCCTCCTCTACCCGCGGCTGCCTCGTCGGCTCCGGCGTCGTCAAGGATTTGGTCGCGTTCGCTGGTGATGCCGATGACAAGCCGCTCTCCGTGAGGCAGCGGCTGCCCAGGTTTCCGGTGCGGCATGATCCGCCACCGTCGCGGCCGTGTGTTAGCTTTGCGGCGCTGGGCCGGGGGAGCGGGATGAGGCATGTGCCGGAGTGGCTCCCGGCCTTTCCGGAGCCCCATACGTATGCGATGGCCGAGGAGTCGGGCGAGATGGTCGGGGGGTTGTCGGCTGTGGTGGATGAGGTTGAGCAGGTGCGGCGGCAGAGGAAGGCCGAGAAGTCGCTGCTTGGTTTGCAGCGGCAGCTGGCGCTCGCGGGTGGCAACGGGATCCGCCCGGCGATGGTGGTGGAGGAGGGTGCTGGCAAGGGGAAGGAGCTAGATAGGGCTGTGGTCAAGAGCAATCCGTTTATTCAGTCGGCACTGTGTTATGGGGAGAAGGAGGTGCCAGAGGTTGCCGTGCCAAATTTGGGGAAGAAACACTCTGCCCTTGAGAACTTTGCACCCACTTTCACACAATCAGAGGATGAAAAACTTGATGAGGGGAGGAGGGACCAAGGTCGATGTCGGAAAAGGATAGTTCCAAAGGAGAGGCCACCGGTGTATTTTAGGATAGGGACTGATAGGAAGTCAAGGGTGATGGCATTGAATTCGAGAGCCTTGGAGGACCGTGAGGGCCCCTTGTTCCTGGAGGATGATCGGAAGCGGAGGGCACTGTCGATAGCAGAACCAATGGAGAAGCCTAGCTGA